GACCGGATCGCCGGTTTCGACGAGCCGTTCGCCCTGGCCGTCGCCGCGCACCCGCGGGGTTGGATCGTCGGCACGGGCAACGCCGGCAAGGTACTGCTCGTCGAGCCGGACGGCCACGTCACGGTGCTCTTCACCGCGCCGGAGCCGGAGGTCTTCGCCGTGGCCGTCGACGGCCAGGGGACGATCTATGCGGCAACCTCACCGCGCGGCAAGGTCTATCGGCTGAAAGAGGGCGGCAAGCCCGAGACGCTCTTCACCTCGGGCGAGGACTATGTCTGGGCGCTCGTCGTCGAGCCGGACGGTGCGCTGCTCGTCGCGACGGGGACGCACGGCCGCCTGTTCCGGGTGCATCCGGACGGCAAGTCCGAGCGTCTGCTCGACGGGGTGGACACGCATGTGCGTGCGCTCCTGCGGCGCGCCGACGGGTCGCTGCTGATCGGCACGGCCGGCCAGGGGCTGTTGCTCGAACGCCAGGTCGACGGCTCCGTCCGCACGCTCGTCGATCCCCCGCAACCCGAGATCGCGGCCCTCGTCGAAGGGCCCGCGGGAAGCTGGTACGCCGCGGCAGTCACCTCGGAGGCGAGCTGGGTCGAGCCGGGGGCACGCATTGCGCCGGCGGCGCCGTCGCCGGCGAGCCCGTCGGCCGACGCGAGCCCCTCCGGCGAGCCCCAGGTGACCGTCACCGTTGCCGCCGAGGGGGATGCTGCCGCGGCGCCGACGCCCGCTCGACCGGCAGCGGGGAAGGGGCCGCGCAGCGAGATCTGGCGCGGCGATGCGGCGGGCCGGGTGGAGCGCGTCGACGAGCTCGCCGAGGACACGGTCTTCGCGCTGCTCTGGTACGCCGACCGCCTCTGGGTGGCGACGGGCGTCGAAGGGCGGCTGTTTACCCTGCCTGGGCCGCGGCTGGTGCTCGAGCGCGACCTCGAGGAGCGCCAGATCGTCGCGTTTGCCGGCGGCACGCGACCGGCCGTGCTGACCACGAACGGTGCGGCGCTCTATCGGCTCGGTGCGGGTCGCGAGGCGTCGGCGGTGCTCACGAGTCCGTCGCTCGATGCCGGGCAGGTGGCGCGCTGGGGGACGCTCACCTGGCTCGGACAGAGTCCGGTCGGCACACGGGTGCGCTTCTCGTTGCGCAGCGGCGGCACGGCCGACCCCGACGAGAGCTGGAGTGCCTGGAGCGACCCGCGCGAGGGGCGGGAGATCGCCGTCAGCGCGATTCGCCCTGGACGCTACCTGCAGTGGCGGGCCGAGCTGACAGGGGATGGGGCCGCGACGCCACGGCTCGTCTCGGTGGAAGTGAGCTATCGCCAGGAGAACCTCCGGCCGCGCGTCGAGCGCTTCGGCGCGATGGAGCCGGGACAGATCCTGGTGCCGACCGGCTACAACCCGGCCGAGCAGGTGTTCGAGCCGCTGCACGCCGCGCGCGGTGGGATGTTCACGACGCTTCGGCCGGTCGACTCGTCGGGAGACGGGCGCGTCAAGCCGCTCTTCAAGCTCGGCTATCGCACCCTGCGCTGGAAGGTCGACGAGCCGAACGGCGACCCGCTCGAGTACGAGCTCGCCTTCCGTCCCGAGGGCGCCGAGCGCTGGCTGCCGATGGGCGAGCCGACCACCGACGAGTACTTCTCGTTCGACGCGGCGGCGTTGCCCGACGGTCTCTACCGTTTCCGTCTGAGGGCGAGCGACCGGCGCGGCAATCCGGGCGAGGAGCCGCTCGTCGACGAACGGACGAGCGAGCCGATCGTCGTCGACCACACGCCGCCGCGCCGCATCGCCACGCGGCGGGAGGCGGGGCGCGTCGTCGTCGAGGTGGAAGACGAGCTCTCGCCGTTGCGCACCGCCGAGGCGAGCGTCGACGGCGGCGAGTGGCGACCGGCCGTGGCGTGCGACGGACTGCTCGACGGGCGGCACGAATCGCTGGTCGTCGACGTTCCGGCGGGTGCGAGGTTCGTCCTCCTGCGGGTCTCGGACGCCCAGTTCAATCAGGTCGCCTTCGATCTCTCGGAGGGCTCGCGATGAACCGGCAGACGCGCCGCATCGCCGTCTACCCGGGTTCGTTCGACCCGGTGCACAACGGTCATCTCGATCTGATCGAGCGCTGCCGCCCGATGTTCGACGAGGTGGTTGTCGCCGTGTTGCGCAACGAAGAGAAGCGCCCGCTCTTCACTCTCGACGAGCGGGTCGCGATGATCGCCGATCTGGTGGCCGACAAGCCGTGGTGCCGGGTCGAGAGCTTCTCCGGGCTGCTCGTCGACTTCATGGAGAAGATCGGCGCCCAGGCGGTGGTGCGCGGCCTGCGCGCCGTCTCGGACTTCGAGTACGAATTCCAGATGGCGTTGATGAACCGGCGCCTGAATCCGCGGGTGGAGACCGTTTTCATGATGCCGCGCGAGGATTTCATCTATCTCTCGAGCCGGCTGGTCAAGGAGGTCTTCGCGCTCGGGGGAGAGCTCTCCGGGCTCGTGCCGGCGCCCGTTCTCGATCGACTGCGCGAGCGGGTCGCCCGAGGATGAGCGGCGCCTCGAACGGGATCGCGGCCTTTCTCCGCGAGTTGCCGAAGGCCGAGATCCACGTCCATCTCGAGGGTGCGATCGCCCCGTCGACGCTGCTCGCCCTCGCCCGACGCCACGGCGTCGCGCTGCCGGCCGACGACGAGGCGGGGCTCACGGACTGGTTCCGCTTCCGCGACTTCGAGCATTTCGTCCAGGTCTATCTCGCCTGCTCGCGCTGCCTGCGCGATCCGGAGGACTTCGCGCGTCTGGTGCGCGACTTCCTCCTCGCTCAGGCCGCCCGCGGGATCGTCTACTGCGAGGCGCACTTCACCATCTCGACCCACGTCGCCAACGGTGCGAAAGCGGGCGAGGTGCTCGACGCGGTCGCCGTGGCGATCGCGGCCGGCGAGGAGGAGACCGGAGTGCGCCTCCGGCTGATCCCGGACATCGTGCGCAATGTCGGTGTGCCGCCGGCGGACCTGACGCTCGAGTGGGCGCTCGCCGGCGCGCGGCGCGGCATCGTCGCGGCCCTCGGCCTCGCCGGCAGCGAAGCGCGGTTCTCCTGCGAGCCGTTTGCCCCGCACTTCGCCGAAGCGGAGCGACGCGGCCTGCATCGCGTCGCGCACGCCGGCGAACATGCCGGTCCCACCTCGGTGCGGGCGGCGCTGGCGCTCGGCGCCGAGCGGATCGGCCACGGTGTGCGAACGGTGGAGGATCCGGCCCTGCTCGCCGAGGTCGTCGCCGACCGCGTGCCGCTCGAGCTCTGTCCCACCTCGAACCTGCTGCTCGGAGTGGCGCCCGACCTGCGGAGCCACCCGATCGCGCGACTGCGCGTGGCCGGGGCCGAGCTGTCGATCAACTCCGACGATCCGGCGCTATTCGCCATCGACCTGCCGGGCGAGCTCGGACGCCTCCACGACGAGCTCGGCTGGAGCGCCGAGACGCTGACCGAGCTCGCCCTCGCCGGGTTCCGCCACGCCTTCCTGCCGGCCGAAGAGAAGGCGCTGTGGGAGCGCGAGCTGCGCAGCCGTGCCCGCGAGCTCGGCGAACGCCATCTCGGCCGCGCGATCCAGGTGTCCGGCTGAGCGAGTCGGCGGTGCGCTCGTGACCTGCGGTCTCGCCAGCGCGGGTCGACCGGGGGAGAATAGCCGCCGGCCGCCACTCTGCCGGCGACCGACGTGCCGATGATCCTCCATACCGTCATCCGCGACTGCCTCTACCTCAACTGGGCGATCCCCGTCGAGGCGGTGCCGGCGTTGCCGGAGCCGCTGCGGGTCGAAGCACACGGCGAGGGGAGCCGTCGAGAGGCGTTCGTCTCGGCGGTGCTCTTCCGACAGGAAGAGCTGCATCACGAGCTCGCGCCCTTCCTCCAACTCGCCTATCCGCAGTGCAACCTGCGGCTCTACGTGCGCGACGGCGACGACATCGCGTCGGTCTTCTTCCTGCGCATGCTGGTGCCGGCCTGGGTGGTGGCCGGGGCGCGCCTCGTCGGCCATCAGCCGGCGATGGCGGCGTCGCTCGACTTCCCGCCGCGCGGTCTCGGCGCCGACCTCGACGCCTGGCGTTGGTCGGTCGCCGCGGGCTCGGCGCTGCGCCTCGAGGCCCAGCCGGGGGCCGGTGCGCCGGGGCCGGGGCCGGATCTTGGCTCGTGGCAGAAGGCGGTGGCCTACTTCCGCGAGCGACCCCGTGGCTATGGGCTGCTCGGCGGCCGGCTGCGCCGGGTCGAGGCGTTCCACCCGACGGTCGAGCACGCCCCGGTTCGTGTCGCGGTGACCGAGACCAGCCTCCTTGCCGAGGCGCTGCCTGACGCCGATCCCGCGCTCTGGCTCCGTCCGCACTCGGCGTTCCTTTGTCCGCGCGTGCCGTTCGCCTTCGATCTCGGGACGTCGGTGCGCGAGGCGTTGCCCGCGCATCTGCCGGCGCCCGGTTGAGGCGGCGTCATCGCCAGCCCGCTTCGGCGTTCTCCTGACATGCGCCACTCGATCGCCGGTCGCCTCGTCTTCTGCCTGCTGCTCGGGTTCCACGGGAGTGTGCAAGCTGGAGCGGCGGCGCGCGAGCTGCCGACGACGCGCGTGTCGCTGCAACTTTCCGGCGCGCCGTCGGAGCTTCTCGGCGTCGATCTGGACGGCGACGGGCGACGCGACCTGCTGCTTTTCGTCGCCTGGTCGCATTGGACCTTGCCGCTGAGCCGCGGGAGGCTATTGAGGTACGACTCACCGCCGGCGAAACGACACCCCGCTTGCCATCAGCCTCTCCGGCGAGCGCGTTGATAGGAGCTCGACATCGAGCAGGTCCTGGCGGGACCTTCCCTCGTCCAGGTCGGAGCCGGCTTCCTCTGGCAGGCGCTAGCCGGGTGCAGCCTGCTGTGGGCAGTCCGACCTTTCTCAGTTCATTCTTCGTCGAGCAGGATGGGCACTGAGGTCCCTGGGCCCAGGGGTGGTAGGACAGGTGTCCTGTCGGGAGTTCATTCGTCGCCGCGTTGGCGGCGCGGCGGACGATCCCTAGACGACAGGCAGATCGCAGAATCGGAGCGGTTCTTTCGTGGCCCTTCCCTCTCGTGAGCGAAACTCGAACCCTACCTGACGGGGCGGGAGACTTCTTGTCTCTGTGTGCTACCGTTGTGCCGACGCGTAGTCGGCCGCTTGCGGATCGGGATGCGCAAGCCTGGGCTCGTCGCCTCGCTGGAACATTGAAGTCGCTGGGGGTCGAAGGAGGGGGGGTCATGAAGCGGAATCGGTGTCCGTACCTTGCCCATTCCACGCTGGCAATCATCGCACTACTTGTCGTTGTCTGTACCGGCTGTGGCAACACGAAGAAGGTCCCGAGCAAGTTAGAACTCCTGGCCGACCCTTCCATTACCGCGCCGGGAAAACCCTTGGCGACGTCCGTGCGCGTTGACGTGTGCCTGGATGCAACTCCCTCTATGGCAGGCTTCGCAGTCGACCCGAGGAGTGAGTACTTGACACTTCTCGATGAGCTTGAGGGAGCCGTTCAGAATCGACTCCGCGACTCCACGGTGCGGTACTTCAAGTTCGGCGAGGCGATTCGCCAAGTGAGTCGAGACGAGTTTCGAAGTGCCAAGGGGGCGGTGTTCTACAACGAACCCGGCATTTTCAAACAGACCAACATCGACCAGGTGTTTCTGAGAGAGGGCCCAAGGCCCGGCCCGCTGGCCGCAAGCACCTTGGTCGGGCGGCCGGCGAGCACCGCTAGCGAAGCTGTGGCGATTGTCGTCACGGACCTCTTTCAACATGACAACGATGTGAACCTCGTGGTTTCTCAGATCCGGAGGAACTGCCTCGAACTAGGGTGCAGCGTTGGACTTCTCCCCGTCATGAGCGAATTCGACGGGATGGTCTTTGATGCACGCGTTCCGTCGTTCCCTTACAAGTCAACGCCGGGTAACCCAAGAACGCGGCGCCCCTTCTATCTTCTGTTCTTCGGCGAGCAGGACCGAATCGAGGAGTTGGTCGAACTCCTCTCCGCAAGGCCTTACATCGACAGGAATAGGCTCCTGCTGGTCTCTCCGAAGATCGTGCGGCACTACTCAGTAGCTGTTAGCAAGGACCCGACTTCCAAAGACCTGAATCTTCGTCATGCGCCAGGCGCCGCCGACGAGTTCGAGTTCGCTTTGAGAAGAGGTGGAACTGGAGGGGTACTTCGCGTCGACTTTCAGTACGACCCGATCATGGCATCCCCAGTAGTCGACCCAACGGGCATCCAGATCGAGGTTCGTACCGGAGCAAGAGGGATGGCCGGTAAGCCGACTGAGGCACTGAAACTCCTCACCGCGACTGCCATTGGCAACAAGGTCTCGACGACTATCGCGCTCGATCTGCCCGGTCCTCCTGGGGAGTATGAGTTTCAATTGCTCTTCCGGGTCGGTGGTGCAGGTGCGTTTACGGCACCGAGTTGGGTTTCAGAGCTTTCGTCGGACAATCCAACACCAGCCGATGGCCCAGCCAAGACCCTAAACCTGAAGCGGTTGGTCGACGAGCTGATTGGGGCCAGTCTCGCGGTGCAGCCCCCTCCGCTCGCAAGAGCGTTCGTGACGGTCAAGAAACTCGGTTGAGGAGAGAAGAAATGCGAACTTCCCCGGTGAACTACATCGTCGCACTCACACTCGCTGGAGTCCTCTGGGCCATTTGTGGCGTTCCGCTCGGGAACTACTTAGCCGACAGCATCTCGCTAGCCCAGGCAACCACGGTCGACTTCGTACGGGTATTCCGAGTGACTTTGGCGATTGCCGCATTGGTGGGGTTCGCCGGATGTGCTCACTGGTTCTTCTACGGGAGTCGCGAAAAAACGGCTGGTGATATGCCTGGAGCGCGCAGGACCTGGAACGTCTGGTTCTTCGTTGAGTTGATCGCGTGCGTTGGTGCTGTCGCCGGTGTGGTCCTGAGCTTTGCGGACGAGAGCTTCATCGCTCGCGACTATCTGCTCCTTGTCATCTCGTCATCCTTGCTGACCTGGGTACTATTCTGGGTTGCGTCGCTGCTCCTGTCGCCACGCGGGGTCATGTACTGCATGTTGGGTAGGCGCTGAGGGCGGGAGGGGGCGATGGCACGCTACTACTACATCGGCATCGGAGGTACGGGCGCTCGCGTTGCTGAAGCGCTTATCCACCTCTGCGCTGCTGGCCAAGGGCCGCGGGAGTTCTTCTTCTTCCTGGTTGACCCAGATCAAAACAACGGGAACCTAGCCAGAACGAAGAAGCTGCTCGACGAGTATCGGGATGTTCGCAAGCTCCTAGGTGGCGGTATCGATGGCCTGTTCGGAACAGAGATCTTGACGCCGCCTGACGCTACGAAGGTCGTGTGGAGCGTGCTTCCCAAGCACGATGCAACGCTGGCGGCCCACATCAAGTATCCAATCCTCGAGCAGCAGAATCGCCCGTTGGCTCAACTCGCTGATGTGCTCTTCACCTCTCAGGAATTGGCCACGGAACTGAATGAGGGGTTCCGGGGGCACCCGTCGATCGGCGCAGCAGTAATGGCGCACCCCGCAGACGAGGAAGACCCCTGGCGGTCATTCTGGGACGATCTGTCGAAGGTTCCCGCACCAGGGGATGCGCGTGTGTTCCTCGCGGGATCGATATTTGGCGGCACAGGGGCGGCCGGGGTACCGACGTTTGGGTCGAGGAATCTCATCAAGTACCACGAAAAGGCGAGGCTCGGGGAGCAGAGTCGTGTAACGCTTGGTGGGTGTCTGGTTCTGCCCTACTTCACCTTCGACTCGAATGTGCCGGCGAGCCAGGCCGACAAGCTGTTCGTGACCTGGAAGGACTTTCCTCTTGCCACTCGAGCTGCGCTCGACTATTACGCTCTTCGTGATACCGAACTCGTCTTTGATGACCTTTACCTCTTGGGAGACAAGTTGGCGCAGAGTGTCGGCGAGTTCGGCGCTGGCGCGAACAATCAGAACAATCGGCCCCACTATGTGGAGCTAGCCGCAGCGCTGGCGACCCTAGATTTCTGGGAGAACTCGAAGCCGATGCCAGCAGTGCGCAGCTTCTTCACTGCGGCCCGCAACGACGAGATCGTGACCTTCGAGTCCCTGCCGGTGACACGCCGCGAAGAAGCGCTTCGGGCGGAACAGGAGCGTTTCCGCTTCAACATGATCGGGATGACGCTTTTTGCGTACGCCGTCAGTACCTACGGCCTCGAGGTCACCGGACCATCGGACGCCGGGGCAACTTGGTACAAGGAGTGGTTCAAGATCGATCCCAAGCGCGAAGACCTAGAGCGGTTCGATCCGAAATCTTCCACTCAAAGAAAGAAGGTGGAGGCAGCCGCGGCCTTTGGAAAGAACTACTTGCGGTGGCTGGCCGGAATGTCGAGTGACGATCGGGTTCAGCTACTAGAGACCGGGGCGCTGCTCGATGAGCAGCTCTGGTCCGAGAAGCAGCCGCGACCACGTCAAGTTAACGAGCGAGGTGTTGGTCAGGTAGTGAGAGGAACCGATGGGGGAGACTTCAACGGGTTCATTTCTGTCCTCAACTACCCAGATACCGCGCCCCAGCGGGGCGCTGACGCCGCGAATCGTCTCCTCTCTGGCTTCGTCACTGCATCGAGGCGCTTTGCTCAGGACAGGTTGAAAGTCCCCGGTCCGCAGGGAATGAGGTGAGCGATGACGACAAACATGCACCTGTACCTTCCTGCGCTTGATGAGAAAAAGGGTGTCAATGTTGCGAGCGTGGCCCGGGCTGCTCTGTGGAGCAACAACTCGGCAGGAGTGCTGAAGGCTATCAGCGCTGGGCTCCTGGTGAGCGACGAGGCCAAGAGCCGAGGCCTAAGCTCAGTGCCAGACATCTGGGCGCGGCCGCTCACTTTTCAGGCGGCGCTGCGACGGGACTCCAAGCACCCGTTGCGAGCGGAGTTGATCCAAGAGTGGCGCGGGCTGCTCAGCCTGTTGGCTCTCTCCAAGCTACACAAGGAAGAAGTCGCCATCGTGCCGGTTCGGACGGACGACGGTCTGTTCAGTAAAGCGCTTCGTCGCCTCAGCCCAAGGCCGATTGAGTTAGAGCCGCGAAGACCCTATCGATGGGAGGACGTCTTTCTCATTTGCTATCGGCCGGCTCAGGCGCGCGAAAGGGAAATCCCCTTGGGTGCGTTGTCCCCGGCCACTCTCGTATATACGGGAGCTGGGTACGCGGAGCAGCTCCGCCAATACCCCTCGCTTTTTCATCGGGAGGGCGTCCTGAGGCCTCCGGATGGAGGCGAGGACAGGGAGTATCTGGCGAAGTGGGTTCGGGAATTGGAGCATCGCCTTAGGCCTCTTGCATCACAGGACGAAGCAATCGCGGACATCAACAGTCTCGTGAAGGCTTGGTTGGAGGATCTGGGGGGGGGGGCGAGCCTGTCGGCCACCCTTCCCGTGGAGGTCAGCCAGTATCACCTTGGTGCCGATACGGCGTTGGGTCTCCGAGATTATGGAATCTACAGAGAAGTTCTCCGGCCTTTGGAGGCCGGCGAAGACACCGGCGCTTCGCCATCCGACGTCCTTCTCCGTACTGGCCGAAACCGCACCAAGCACCCATTCATTGTGGTGATTTCGTCTCAGACTCTCGGCCGCGACGTCAAAGTGTGGCGCACCAAGCGATCAACCCATCTCGGCGCAGTGGCTGATCCCGAAGGAGCTATCGCTCGGCATTTCACCGCCGACAAGGGTAGCGTCATCGATCGAGAGGACCTTGGCGACGCCATTTGGATAAGGCCAGAGAAGTTCTTCCTGACAGATACACTCATTGCCGCCAAAGGCGGGGGAGCGTTTCTTCCGGAGTCGGAAGCCGCAGGCAACAAAGACGCAAAGTTCGTACTTCCGTTCAGGAAGGAGATACTCGACTTCTTTGCACCTCGAAGTCTGATCGAGGTGCTCCGGCCCGAATACAGCGCCACCGAAGCGGGAGTCGTGTTCTCCTTCCGACTTCCCGTTTGGGACGGCAAGGTGGCCGAATCCGTCGAGGTCCGGAAGTTGTACAAGTACAAGGCTCCGATGGAGGGAGAAGGGCGAATCAGAGAGGTGATGCCCCCAGTCCTGTATTTGTTCCCTCAGTACCTCGGGCCTGATTGGCGACGCTATTACCTCTTCCAGCACGGTTTGGCCGACCTAGTCGCCTCGCCGCTGGCAGGAGCGCCGTCGGTTCTTCTGGATGAGCGCGAGAGGGGGGAAACGCGAACCGTTCAGATGATGGGCGATGATCCCTTCCCTGAAGCCGTCGATTTGGAGCTTCAGGACTCAGCTCAAGGCAGAGCTTCAGCAGGAGTAGTACTGCTATTGAGGACCGACGACGCGGCGAGCCAGCGCAGGGGAGGCCAGCTCCATGTCGGAATAGACTTTGGAACCTCTAACACGAACATCTACCGTCTTGATGCAGCTGATGGCGGCGCGATGGCCGAGCAATGGAGCTTCGATTTTCCGTCGCACCTTCGCTCACTAAGTACGGGGGGCGCAGCGGCCAGTGAAGTCCTCCTTAGAGAGTTCGTTCCAAACGAGAAGGTCGAACTCCCGATTGCGACGACCTTGCGACTCCTAAGCCTTGCGAGCCGTGACCATCTCTTCCTGGACTATTTCGCC
This genomic window from Holophagales bacterium contains:
- a CDS encoding DUF2071 domain-containing protein — protein: MPMILHTVIRDCLYLNWAIPVEAVPALPEPLRVEAHGEGSRREAFVSAVLFRQEELHHELAPFLQLAYPQCNLRLYVRDGDDIASVFFLRMLVPAWVVAGARLVGHQPAMAASLDFPPRGLGADLDAWRWSVAAGSALRLEAQPGAGAPGPGPDLGSWQKAVAYFRERPRGYGLLGGRLRRVEAFHPTVEHAPVRVAVTETSLLAEALPDADPALWLRPHSAFLCPRVPFAFDLGTSVREALPAHLPAPG
- the coaD gene encoding pantetheine-phosphate adenylyltransferase, with translation MNRQTRRIAVYPGSFDPVHNGHLDLIERCRPMFDEVVVAVLRNEEKRPLFTLDERVAMIADLVADKPWCRVESFSGLLVDFMEKIGAQAVVRGLRAVSDFEYEFQMALMNRRLNPRVETVFMMPREDFIYLSSRLVKEVFALGGELSGLVPAPVLDRLRERVARG
- the add gene encoding adenosine deaminase, with amino-acid sequence MSGASNGIAAFLRELPKAEIHVHLEGAIAPSTLLALARRHGVALPADDEAGLTDWFRFRDFEHFVQVYLACSRCLRDPEDFARLVRDFLLAQAARGIVYCEAHFTISTHVANGAKAGEVLDAVAVAIAAGEEETGVRLRLIPDIVRNVGVPPADLTLEWALAGARRGIVAALGLAGSEARFSCEPFAPHFAEAERRGLHRVAHAGEHAGPTSVRAALALGAERIGHGVRTVEDPALLAEVVADRVPLELCPTSNLLLGVAPDLRSHPIARLRVAGAELSINSDDPALFAIDLPGELGRLHDELGWSAETLTELALAGFRHAFLPAEEKALWERELRSRARELGERHLGRAIQVSG